A region of Mugil cephalus isolate CIBA_MC_2020 chromosome 3, CIBA_Mcephalus_1.1, whole genome shotgun sequence DNA encodes the following proteins:
- the LOC125005462 gene encoding high choriolytic enzyme 1-like has protein sequence MTPSASLLLLLLLGLSQAQPLQEGGDQEEVPDTVDITTGILTSNNNTNEILLEGDLLAPRTRNAMTCWAQSCLWKKGSNGLVTIPYTVSREFSGSERQTIEYALRSFHSSTCIRFVPYQNQYDFISIENKGGCFSALGKQGGRQVLSLNRQGCLLHGIIQHETNHALGFQHEQTRSDRDYYVRINWQNINPQMAYNFHKQATNNLNTPYDYSSIMHYGRTAFSIQYGRDSITPIPNPNVQIGQRQGMSYWDIQRVNLLYRC, from the coding sequence ATGACTCCCTCTgccagcctgctgctgctgctcctgcttgGCCTCTCTCAGGCACAACCTctgcaggagggaggagaccaaGAAGAAGTCCCAGACACTGTGGACATCACCACCGGGATTCTGacctccaacaacaacaccaatgaGATCCTGCTGGAAGGAGACCTGCTGGCTCCCAGAACCAGAAACGCCATGACGTGTTGGGCTCAAAGCTGTCTGTGGAAGAAAGGCTCCAATGGCTTGGTGACAATCCCCTACACTGTGAGCCGTGAGTTCAGCGGCTCTGAGAGGCAGACCATCGAATATGCCTTGAGGTCCTTCCACAGCAGCACCTGCATCCGCTTCGTCCCCTATCAGAACCAGTACGACTTCATCAGCATCGAGAACAAAGGAGGATGTTTCTCGGCTCTGGGCAAACAGGGGGGCAGACAGGTGCTCTCTCTCAACAGGCAGGGCTGCCTCCTCCACGGCATCATCCAGCACGAGACCAACCACGCTCTGGGCTTCCAGCACGAGCAGACCAGAAGTGACCGCGACTACTACGTCAGGATCAACTGGCAGAACATCAACCCGCAGATGGCCTACAACTTCCACAAACAGGCCACCAACAACCTCAACACTCCCTACGACTACTCCTCCATCATGCACTATGGAAGAACTGCCTTCTCCATCCAGTACGGAAGAGACTCCATCACCCCCATCCCCAACCCCAACGTCCAGATTGGACAGAGGCAGGGCATGTCCTACTGGGACATCCAGAGGGTCAACCTGCTCTATCGATGCTAA